From the Candidatus Dadabacteria bacterium genome, one window contains:
- a CDS encoding ammonium transporter → MSLKKTLSLLVFFFVLAFFSLTDPASASELDTGDTAWILTSTALVLFMTIPGLALFYGGLVGKKNVLSLLMQCFSITAVVTVIWTFFGYSMAFDTTGMVAGEVGMNAFVGGFSKAFLNGVGIDTLSGTIPEVLFFAFQLTFAIITPALIIGAFAERMKFSAMLLFTALWVIFCYFPIAHMVWGGEGSYLGDKGVIDFAGGIVVHITAGTAALVAAILVGPRRGYPRQLALPHNLTLTMIGTAMLWVGWFGFNGGSALAAGGQAAMAVVVTQISPCVAALTWIFLESVRSGKPSALGFATGAIAGLAAITPASGTVGPLGAIVIGCASSVLAYIAATYIKFRFNYDDALDVVGVHGVGGLVGIILVGVFASNSFGGSIVDLDIGAQLGIQIYGGIFAVVYTAIVSYIVLKVVDMLVGLRVTEDEETEGLDITDHGESGYYGI, encoded by the coding sequence ATGAGTTTAAAAAAAACGCTTTCACTTTTGGTTTTCTTTTTTGTTTTAGCTTTCTTTTCTTTAACCGACCCCGCTTCGGCGAGCGAGCTTGATACGGGCGATACAGCTTGGATACTGACTTCAACCGCGCTTGTTCTTTTCATGACGATTCCCGGGCTTGCGCTTTTCTACGGGGGGCTAGTCGGCAAAAAAAACGTTCTTTCGCTGCTGATGCAGTGCTTTTCCATTACCGCAGTCGTAACGGTTATATGGACGTTTTTCGGTTACAGCATGGCTTTTGACACTACCGGCATGGTAGCGGGAGAAGTCGGGATGAACGCCTTCGTGGGAGGCTTCTCAAAGGCGTTCCTAAACGGTGTGGGTATCGATACTCTTTCGGGGACGATCCCCGAAGTTCTGTTCTTCGCCTTCCAGCTTACCTTCGCGATTATCACTCCGGCACTTATAATCGGGGCGTTTGCCGAGAGAATGAAGTTCTCGGCTATGCTTCTGTTCACCGCCCTTTGGGTGATATTCTGTTACTTCCCGATCGCGCACATGGTCTGGGGAGGGGAGGGTTCCTACCTTGGAGACAAGGGAGTGATTGACTTTGCAGGCGGAATAGTAGTCCATATCACGGCGGGTACCGCGGCCCTTGTGGCGGCGATACTGGTCGGGCCCAGGAGAGGCTACCCCAGACAACTTGCGCTTCCGCACAATCTCACTCTTACGATGATAGGTACCGCGATGCTCTGGGTCGGATGGTTCGGATTTAACGGAGGAAGCGCCCTTGCGGCCGGTGGGCAGGCGGCCATGGCGGTCGTCGTGACCCAGATTTCTCCATGCGTTGCCGCTCTCACCTGGATATTTCTTGAAAGCGTAAGATCGGGCAAGCCCAGCGCTCTTGGTTTCGCCACTGGGGCCATCGCGGGTCTCGCAGCCATAACTCCCGCCTCTGGCACTGTGGGACCGCTTGGAGCCATAGTCATAGGATGCGCATCTTCTGTGCTTGCCTACATAGCAGCCACTTACATCAAGTTCCGTTTCAATTATGACGACGCGCTTGACGTCGTGGGAGTTCACGGAGTCGGAGGTCTGGTAGGAATCATCTTGGTAGGAGTGTTTGCCTCGAACTCTTTCGGCGGTTCGATCGTGGATCTCGATATAGGCGCGCAGTTAGGCATACAGATCTACGGGGGAATATTCGCGGTTGTATACACTGCCATAGTGAGCTATATAGTGCTCAAGGTCGTTGACATGCTCGTCGGACTCAGGGTCACCGAGGATGAAGAAACCGAAGGTCTTGACATAACGGATCACGGAGAGTCGGGTTACTACGGCATCTAG
- a CDS encoding DUF3365 domain-containing protein has product MNRTVRTLTLGGFLLAALATGCGGSGGGSGNNQESGTTFTPRTMADALYAVIESDRTVYTRKVVDRLQDEEKVIEASEHWKDDKALPLPAQMFRMGAKMVSDKTDVFTYSLLSLWPVNKQNAPKTEVEKQGLEAVAKKQKPFYAEETLGGKTFFTAVYPDVAVAPACINCHNNHKDSPRSDFKLGKTMGGVVIRIPLSQR; this is encoded by the coding sequence ATGAACAGAACTGTCCGCACATTAACACTGGGCGGGTTTCTTCTGGCCGCTCTGGCAACAGGATGCGGCGGCAGTGGCGGGGGCAGCGGGAACAACCAGGAATCCGGCACTACCTTCACTCCCAGAACGATGGCCGACGCGCTTTACGCCGTCATAGAATCCGACCGGACCGTCTACACCCGCAAAGTGGTCGATCGTCTGCAGGACGAAGAGAAAGTTATCGAGGCGAGCGAGCACTGGAAAGATGACAAGGCGCTCCCACTGCCGGCCCAGATGTTCCGCATGGGAGCCAAGATGGTTTCGGACAAAACCGATGTTTTCACCTATTCCCTTCTTTCGCTCTGGCCGGTTAACAAGCAGAACGCGCCTAAAACCGAAGTGGAAAAGCAAGGGCTTGAAGCGGTAGCAAAGAAACAGAAGCCTTTTTACGCGGAAGAGACGCTGGGCGGAAAAACATTCTTCACGGCGGTCTACCCGGATGTCGCCGTGGCTCCCGCATGCATTAACTGCCATAACAATCACAAAGACAGTCCGCGAAGCGATTTCAAGCTTGGCAAGACCATGGGCGGCGTTGTCATCCGCATACCACTTTCGCAACGTTAA
- a CDS encoding sulfite exporter TauE/SafE family protein, with protein MQEYDLFSLVLLFFTGVLAGVINVMAGGGSSIVLPVLIFLGIDPTVANGTNRVAILFQNFFAALSFRKEGVAGIKTSVRLAAFTLPGVLVGAFAAVRVGDELFEKILAVVLIFVCASFFLKVDSFGKLLGGGETGRGWVLYPALVLIGFYGGFIQVGVGLFIMAALYHLMGASLAKVNAHKVIVVLIYTIPAILIFFLSGNISWFIGICLAAGNSVGGWFGATFSVRGGEKYIRMALVVAVGIMALKLLRVF; from the coding sequence ATGCAAGAATACGATCTTTTTTCTTTAGTTCTGCTTTTTTTCACGGGCGTTCTGGCGGGAGTGATAAACGTGATGGCGGGTGGAGGAAGCAGCATCGTTCTTCCCGTGCTCATATTTCTTGGGATTGATCCCACAGTCGCAAACGGAACAAACAGGGTGGCGATTTTGTTTCAGAATTTCTTTGCGGCTCTTTCCTTCAGAAAAGAGGGCGTTGCCGGCATTAAAACCAGCGTCAGGCTCGCGGCCTTCACCCTCCCCGGTGTTTTGGTGGGAGCTTTTGCGGCGGTGCGGGTGGGAGATGAGCTTTTCGAAAAAATCCTGGCCGTCGTGCTTATCTTCGTCTGCGCATCCTTTTTCCTTAAAGTTGATTCTTTCGGCAAGCTGCTCGGCGGCGGCGAAACAGGGCGGGGATGGGTTCTTTACCCGGCACTTGTGCTTATAGGTTTTTACGGAGGTTTTATCCAGGTCGGCGTGGGACTTTTCATAATGGCGGCTCTTTATCATCTTATGGGAGCATCCCTAGCTAAGGTAAACGCGCACAAGGTGATTGTGGTGCTTATCTACACGATTCCAGCGATCCTCATATTTTTTCTAAGCGGCAACATAAGCTGGTTCATAGGCATCTGTCTCGCCGCGGGAAATTCGGTCGGCGGATGGTTCGGCGCCACGTTTTCCGTAAGGGGCGGCGAAAAATACATAAGGATGGCTCTTGTCGTTGCCGTCGGGATTATGGCTCTTAAGCTTCTCCGGGTATTTTAG
- a CDS encoding NrfA- nitrite reduction protein, whose amino-acid sequence MFWGFLISLNLLLAGFFIWRLQTDNQQAFLPGKATHGHHQIELACEACHIPFEGVPQQACIDCHAKELEIANDSHAESVFTDPRSLAELELLNARLCVSCHVEHHPEMVTTMGVTVPDDHCFHCHFDIAEQRPTHTEMDFNTCAAAGCHNYHDNRALYEDFLLQHSDEPGLLATPLVAERDEPEAVGPLLSSREHDAPTDREVDPALLAEWAGTVHARAGVNCSNCHVGESPGARWSDSLTHEACESCHENEVSGFLAGKHGMRLASGLSPMSPSLARLPMDSEAAQRELGCTSCHGAHEFDTAQAAVDSCLGCHTDTHSNSYKDSLHFELWQAEASGLGAPGSGVSCATCHLPRETHKKSDDKRVLVQHNQNMNLQPNEKMIRGVCMKCHGLPFSIDALADPVLIERNFKGQPSRHVESVDMAVQRAVEDLRRKKK is encoded by the coding sequence ATTTTCTGGGGATTTCTGATTTCCCTCAATCTCCTTCTGGCGGGATTCTTCATCTGGCGACTCCAGACTGATAACCAGCAGGCTTTTCTGCCCGGCAAAGCAACCCACGGACACCACCAGATCGAACTTGCGTGTGAGGCGTGTCACATCCCTTTTGAAGGCGTTCCACAGCAAGCCTGTATTGATTGTCACGCCAAGGAACTTGAGATAGCCAATGATTCCCACGCCGAAAGTGTATTTACCGATCCGCGCAGCCTAGCGGAGCTTGAATTGCTAAACGCGCGCCTGTGCGTAAGCTGCCATGTGGAACACCACCCGGAAATGGTAACCACTATGGGAGTCACGGTGCCCGATGATCACTGCTTTCACTGCCACTTTGATATCGCCGAGCAGCGCCCGACCCACACGGAGATGGACTTTAACACCTGTGCCGCGGCTGGTTGTCACAACTACCACGATAACAGGGCTCTCTATGAGGACTTTCTGCTTCAGCACAGCGACGAGCCCGGATTGCTTGCAACGCCGCTTGTGGCTGAAAGAGACGAACCCGAGGCTGTCGGACCCCTTCTTTCTTCTAGGGAGCACGACGCACCGACAGACAGGGAGGTCGACCCGGCTCTGCTTGCCGAATGGGCTGGCACCGTCCACGCACGCGCGGGGGTCAACTGCTCAAACTGCCATGTCGGTGAGAGCCCCGGAGCACGGTGGAGCGATTCGCTGACTCACGAGGCGTGTGAGTCCTGCCATGAAAACGAAGTCTCGGGGTTTCTTGCGGGAAAACACGGCATGCGCCTTGCCTCGGGCCTCTCGCCCATGTCGCCGTCGCTCGCACGTCTGCCCATGGACTCCGAGGCAGCGCAACGCGAACTCGGCTGCACGTCGTGCCACGGTGCCCATGAATTCGATACCGCCCAGGCCGCGGTGGATTCCTGCCTCGGGTGTCACACAGATACCCACAGCAATTCCTACAAGGATTCCCTACACTTCGAACTCTGGCAGGCGGAGGCAAGCGGCCTCGGAGCCCCGGGAAGCGGTGTGAGTTGCGCCACCTGTCACCTGCCCCGGGAGACGCACAAAAAAAGTGATGACAAACGGGTTTTGGTTCAGCATAATCAAAATATGAACCTGCAGCCGAACGAGAAGATGATCCGCGGCGTCTGCATGAAATGTCACGGACTTCCTTTTTCGATCGATGCTCTTGCGGACCCGGTCCTCATCGAGCGGAATTTCAAGGGACAGCCGTCCCGCCATGTCGAAAGCGTCGATATGGCAGTGCAGCGGGCGGTTGAAGACCTGAGGAGAAAAAAGAAATGA
- a CDS encoding aldo/keto reductase produces MNFKKLGNTEVLVPEIGLGTWNYKGGVEPLRAGIKLGASLIDTAEGYYTEDIVGEAVRPFRDEVIIATKVSGRNLAHDSVLRSCEASLEKLGTDWIDLYQIHWPNPLYPIEGTMRALEKLVDRGCVSYVGVSNFSARQIREAQNYFPNYPIVSNQVLYNLRSRNIQKELLPYCLDNDVTVMAYTPLDAGRLCRPRHGSVLSQIAAETGKTEAQVALNWCVCQENVIVIPKADSVARTVENCGASGWRLSQEQLRMLDETF; encoded by the coding sequence ATGAATTTTAAGAAGCTTGGAAACACGGAAGTTCTCGTTCCCGAGATCGGACTCGGCACGTGGAACTACAAGGGGGGAGTGGAACCTCTGAGGGCAGGCATCAAGCTAGGGGCTTCGCTTATAGACACCGCCGAGGGGTACTACACGGAAGATATAGTCGGAGAGGCCGTGCGTCCCTTTAGGGACGAGGTCATCATAGCGACAAAGGTTTCGGGAAGGAACCTTGCCCACGACAGTGTGCTTAGGTCCTGCGAGGCGAGTCTCGAGAAGCTTGGCACGGACTGGATAGATCTTTACCAGATACACTGGCCGAACCCCCTCTATCCGATAGAGGGGACAATGAGAGCGCTTGAGAAGCTGGTTGACCGCGGATGCGTGAGCTACGTCGGGGTGAGCAATTTTTCCGCGAGGCAGATACGCGAGGCCCAGAACTATTTCCCTAACTATCCGATAGTCTCAAACCAGGTGCTCTACAACCTTAGATCAAGGAACATACAAAAAGAGCTGCTTCCCTACTGCCTGGATAACGACGTAACCGTAATGGCCTACACCCCGCTTGACGCCGGAAGACTCTGCCGCCCCCGTCATGGCAGTGTTTTGTCCCAGATAGCGGCCGAGACCGGGAAGACGGAGGCACAGGTTGCCCTTAACTGGTGTGTTTGCCAGGAGAACGTCATCGTGATTCCGAAGGCGGATTCGGTGGCGAGAACGGTCGAGAACTGCGGGGCCTCGGGATGGAGGCTTTCCCAGGAGCAGTTGCGCATGCTCGATGAGACATTCTGA
- a CDS encoding DUF1949 domain-containing protein has product MEDVSYQVPAGVSTAQRIIKKSRFIATVGRAGTRGEAEDFIGSVRALHPTASHNCYAFLACAPGGTDIGFGDDGEVSGTAGRPMMTLLEHSGIGEIAVVVTRYFGGIKLGPGGLLRAYTESLRATLGELELEDHVPVRAGHLVFSYAHENSIRILFEKSGVTITSVERGEDVHFDLTAPLGVAASLEEKVASLTRGKSRLVWKQAD; this is encoded by the coding sequence GTGGAGGATGTTTCCTACCAGGTTCCTGCGGGAGTTTCGACGGCGCAGCGGATTATAAAGAAAAGCAGGTTCATAGCTACTGTCGGGCGTGCGGGCACTAGAGGTGAGGCCGAAGATTTCATAGGGAGCGTAAGGGCTCTTCACCCCACGGCAAGCCATAACTGCTATGCGTTTTTGGCCTGCGCCCCGGGGGGAACGGATATCGGTTTCGGCGATGACGGGGAGGTCTCGGGAACCGCCGGGCGGCCCATGATGACTCTTCTGGAACACAGCGGCATAGGGGAGATAGCGGTCGTGGTAACCCGGTATTTCGGAGGGATAAAACTCGGTCCCGGCGGGCTTCTGAGGGCATACACGGAGTCCCTGAGGGCAACCTTGGGGGAGCTTGAGCTTGAAGACCATGTCCCGGTGCGGGCGGGGCACCTTGTTTTTTCCTACGCCCATGAAAATTCCATACGGATTCTGTTTGAGAAGTCAGGCGTTACAATAACGAGCGTCGAGCGCGGGGAGGATGTTCACTTCGACCTCACAGCACCTCTCGGTGTCGCTGCGAGCCTTGAAGAGAAGGTTGCTTCCTTGACTAGGGGGAAATCCAGGCTTGTCTGGAAACAGGCAGACTGA
- a CDS encoding ABC transporter ATP-binding protein: MSDLERNRKSTYDLKIMGWILGFLGKYRGYFALSLLLMMATAALEITVPYLIKVAVDDYIYPTWSKAERGEEAERALSGLGVESTLALADGGFLVDFSKLSSSEKDRIERSGVEFSETKYIVVNPGEFEEDEKQEVLGIIARNASLFEETEGVAFLAHSDLGSLAKEEVSLLRSKQTKRLKTLALYVVLSVVGIFLFTSSFTYILHYSGQKIMHDMRNHTLSHILSLPQQYFDRNPVGRITTRVTNDVNAINEMYTSVLIHFIKDIIIIIGTLVIMFKMNVGLTLIIVALTAFLTFTVSIFRMKLRLVYREIRRTIGKLNAFVAESMRGIVLLKLYGKEKRNFEKFWEVNTENYRANIQQLWVYVIFRPSIEYVGIAATGIILWYGAIGVMNLDLSLGALLAFLYYVRMIFKPIQELSEKFNVFQSAVAASENLYDTLAEKSEGSGSLVPATTEGSLLEFRGVWFSYNEREWVLKNASFTVRSGESAALVGITGAGKTTIVNLLLKFYKPQRGQILFNGTDIEELSNRYLRSNITAIFQDLFLFEKDISDERDERDGPAAEPVKLSSGETQARSIEKAVRKNSKLLIMDEATSHLDAETEKRIQEVIRSTAGSQTRLVITHKLSTLKDVDNVIVIHKGEVVEQGTHEKLIQNKNIYHTLYEFLRKTAAGPLPGSGA; this comes from the coding sequence ATGAGCGACTTGGAGAGAAACAGGAAATCAACTTACGATCTTAAGATCATGGGGTGGATTCTGGGCTTTCTGGGAAAGTACAGAGGTTACTTTGCCCTGTCCCTTCTTCTGATGATGGCCACCGCGGCGCTTGAAATCACGGTTCCCTACCTCATCAAAGTCGCGGTCGATGACTATATTTATCCTACATGGAGCAAGGCCGAGAGAGGGGAAGAAGCGGAGCGGGCGCTCTCGGGACTCGGGGTGGAATCCACGCTTGCCCTTGCGGACGGAGGATTTCTGGTCGATTTCTCAAAGCTCTCCTCCTCGGAGAAAGACAGAATCGAACGCTCGGGCGTCGAGTTCTCCGAGACAAAATATATCGTGGTCAACCCCGGGGAATTTGAGGAAGATGAAAAGCAGGAGGTTTTGGGAATAATAGCCCGAAACGCTTCCCTGTTTGAAGAAACCGAAGGGGTTGCGTTTCTGGCTCACTCAGACCTTGGATCACTCGCCAAAGAGGAAGTGTCGCTTCTTCGCTCAAAACAGACAAAAAGGCTCAAGACCCTCGCTTTATACGTGGTTTTATCGGTGGTTGGAATTTTCCTCTTCACCTCTTCTTTTACCTACATTCTTCACTACTCGGGCCAGAAAATAATGCACGACATGCGAAACCACACCCTCTCCCATATACTCTCACTTCCCCAGCAGTACTTCGACCGAAATCCCGTGGGCAGGATAACCACACGCGTCACAAACGACGTTAACGCCATAAACGAGATGTACACCTCCGTTCTCATACACTTCATAAAGGACATCATAATCATAATCGGCACTCTGGTGATCATGTTCAAGATGAACGTCGGGCTCACGCTTATAATCGTCGCGCTTACGGCGTTCCTTACTTTCACGGTATCCATCTTCCGAATGAAGCTTCGACTGGTGTACAGGGAAATCCGAAGAACCATAGGCAAGCTTAACGCCTTTGTCGCAGAAAGCATGAGGGGAATAGTGCTCCTTAAGCTTTACGGAAAGGAGAAAAGAAACTTCGAGAAATTCTGGGAGGTAAACACGGAAAACTACAGGGCCAATATACAGCAGCTCTGGGTCTACGTGATTTTCCGCCCTTCCATAGAGTACGTGGGCATAGCGGCAACCGGGATAATCCTGTGGTACGGGGCGATCGGGGTCATGAACCTTGACCTGTCCCTGGGAGCCCTGCTCGCGTTTCTTTACTACGTAAGGATGATATTCAAGCCCATCCAGGAACTTTCAGAAAAATTCAATGTCTTCCAGTCCGCCGTTGCAGCCTCCGAGAACCTCTACGACACTCTGGCGGAAAAATCTGAGGGAAGCGGATCTCTGGTGCCCGCGACAACCGAGGGATCTCTTCTTGAGTTCCGGGGCGTATGGTTTTCGTATAACGAGCGGGAATGGGTGCTCAAGAACGCATCCTTTACAGTAAGATCTGGAGAGAGTGCCGCCCTTGTGGGAATCACGGGAGCGGGGAAGACGACCATCGTGAACCTGCTCCTTAAATTCTATAAACCCCAGAGGGGCCAGATTCTCTTTAACGGCACAGATATCGAGGAACTGTCAAACAGGTACCTGCGCTCTAACATAACCGCCATCTTCCAAGACCTGTTTCTGTTCGAAAAGGACATATCCGACGAAAGGGACGAGCGGGATGGTCCGGCAGCCGAACCCGTAAAGCTTTCTTCGGGAGAAACCCAGGCCCGGTCGATCGAAAAAGCGGTCAGGAAAAATTCGAAACTTCTTATAATGGACGAGGCAACTTCCCATCTGGACGCGGAAACTGAAAAAAGAATACAGGAAGTGATAAGAAGCACCGCCGGCTCTCAGACAAGGTTGGTCATAACCCACAAGCTCTCAACCCTAAAGGACGTTGATAACGTAATAGTGATCCATAAGGGGGAAGTAGTGGAGCAGGGAACTCACGAGAAGCTGATTCAGAACAAAAACATCTACCACACTCTGTACGAATTTCTGAGAAAAACCGCGGCGGGTCCCCTCCCGGGCTCCGGCGCATAA
- a CDS encoding ABC transporter ATP-binding protein — protein MGPRLGSRLVFRSRKIFARIPLVKKTSISSLILRYRYSFLTGLVSLTLVDMAQLSVPIIIQWIIDELTLESADFSLITKYSLYILGLGLLMAFFRFGWRYFIMGGARKIEYSLRNDFFDHLQKLNFDFFSARKVGDLMAHTVNDIETLKFSCGLGLLIAYDGVFLFFFIFAAMVYISPEMAFYAFLPFPALAVFVYKFGNMIEKRFQRSQDSFSELTESARKPVSGIKVVKAFGLERAEGRDFERASEDYLEKNVRLVKIRAGFQPFIYFVPSLAMALFLFFGGAGAIGTEITLGEFSAILIYLMMLAWPMMAMGWAIDLLKRGNASINRLNDIFAVEQKDDTQAGEKDYELKGDIRFSGVSFSYGSNPALREVNLHIPCGTTLGITGLVGSGKTTLMKLLMKIHETEPGAITVDGIDIRGISRKSLQETIVYVPQEITVFSGTVYDNITFINPSITREQVEQAAKTAGIYEQIMEFQQGFDTVVGERGLSLSGGQRQRLAIARALVLNPEVLILDDVLSSLDPQTENTVITNVIEAMRGRTVVIISNRISSVVGLSRIAVMKNGEIIESGERRELVERRGVYYALERLQSV, from the coding sequence ATGGGACCAAGGCTTGGCAGCCGCTTGGTTTTTCGGTCCCGTAAAATATTTGCTCGTATACCATTGGTCAAAAAAACAAGCATTTCCTCCCTTATTTTACGGTACAGATACTCGTTTCTAACCGGTCTTGTCTCTCTCACGCTGGTGGATATGGCGCAGCTATCGGTTCCCATAATAATCCAGTGGATAATAGATGAGCTCACCTTGGAGAGCGCAGATTTCTCCCTCATAACCAAGTACTCCCTCTACATCCTCGGTCTCGGGCTGCTAATGGCGTTTTTCCGCTTTGGCTGGCGGTACTTCATAATGGGCGGGGCGAGGAAAATAGAGTACTCGCTCAGAAACGATTTCTTCGACCACCTCCAGAAGCTTAACTTCGATTTCTTCTCGGCAAGAAAGGTCGGTGACTTGATGGCGCACACGGTAAACGACATAGAGACTCTCAAGTTCTCCTGTGGCCTGGGTCTGCTCATAGCGTATGACGGGGTATTCCTGTTTTTTTTCATCTTCGCCGCGATGGTCTACATCTCTCCCGAGATGGCCTTCTACGCGTTTTTGCCGTTCCCCGCACTCGCCGTCTTCGTATACAAGTTCGGAAACATGATAGAGAAGAGGTTCCAGCGCTCCCAAGATTCCTTCTCAGAGCTCACCGAAAGCGCAAGGAAGCCGGTCTCGGGAATCAAGGTAGTAAAAGCGTTCGGACTTGAGCGGGCCGAGGGGCGGGATTTTGAACGTGCAAGCGAAGACTACCTCGAAAAAAACGTACGCCTAGTGAAAATCCGCGCAGGCTTCCAGCCGTTTATATATTTCGTGCCCTCATTAGCGATGGCCCTGTTTCTTTTCTTCGGCGGAGCGGGCGCAATCGGTACCGAAATAACCCTCGGAGAGTTCTCCGCCATACTCATCTACCTAATGATGCTCGCCTGGCCGATGATGGCCATGGGATGGGCGATCGATCTTCTAAAAAGGGGGAACGCCTCGATAAACAGGCTGAACGACATTTTCGCGGTTGAACAAAAAGACGACACCCAGGCAGGGGAGAAAGACTACGAACTCAAGGGAGACATAAGGTTCTCCGGGGTTTCCTTCTCCTACGGCTCCAATCCGGCTCTGCGCGAAGTCAACCTCCACATACCCTGCGGGACGACTCTGGGAATAACGGGGCTCGTGGGCTCCGGGAAGACCACGTTGATGAAGCTGCTCATGAAAATCCACGAGACCGAACCGGGCGCAATAACGGTCGACGGGATCGACATAAGGGGAATATCAAGAAAAAGCCTTCAGGAGACCATCGTCTATGTGCCGCAGGAAATAACCGTGTTCAGCGGAACGGTTTATGACAACATAACCTTCATAAACCCAAGCATAACCCGCGAGCAGGTGGAGCAGGCAGCCAAAACGGCGGGGATATACGAACAGATAATGGAGTTTCAGCAGGGATTCGACACCGTGGTGGGAGAGCGGGGACTCAGCCTCTCGGGAGGACAGCGACAACGCCTAGCCATAGCAAGGGCCTTGGTGCTCAATCCCGAAGTCCTGATACTTGATGATGTGCTCTCGTCCCTTGATCCGCAGACGGAAAACACCGTGATAACAAACGTAATAGAGGCAATGCGCGGGCGCACGGTGGTGATAATTTCAAACAGAATATCCTCCGTAGTCGGGCTCTCGCGGATCGCGGTCATGAAAAACGGAGAGATAATTGAAAGCGGGGAGCGAAGGGAACTGGTGGAGCGACGCGGAGTTTACTACGCGCTTGAAAGACTGCAGTCTGTCTAA